The proteins below come from a single Miscanthus floridulus cultivar M001 chromosome 1, ASM1932011v1, whole genome shotgun sequence genomic window:
- the LOC136496713 gene encoding transcription repressor OFP8-like: MPAPKWFQKLRRRRSKGKQQSPCRSLAAAEADKDAPAPAQQGQQCPSLLPAPPCAVSPNRASYYFASADRARQDRDLPCAADAVAGLLDVRVDVVHRRAGDRRLGGLDAPPGTPELKLRRIVTRPVPVAVADASESGGGGVSSATTSAATTPSTRARGFHVKPPLAGGRRQQRRRRRRSESRDHYDSVAIKKGKAAAEEEEEVSPPTSLRVPTQQRLRRWLYESLVVVKTSSDPERELAESMSEMVVANGIRSSEDLEELLACYLALNAAEHHRAVVAAFRHVWLLLDKHRLLI; this comes from the coding sequence ATGCCGGCGCCCAAATGGTTCCAGAAGCTCCGGAGGAGGCGGAGCAAGGGCAAGCAGCAAAGCCCGTGCAgaagcctcgccgccgccgaggcGGACAAGGATGCACCCGCGCCGGCGCAGCAGGGCCAACAATGCCCGTCGCTGCTGCCAGCGCCGCCATGCGCCGTGTCCCCCAACAGGGCGTCCTACTACTTCGCCAGCGCGGACCGCGCGCGCCAGGACAGGGACCTCCCGTGCGCCGCCGACGCCGTGGCGGGCCTACTGGACGTCCGCGTCGACGTGGTGCACCGCCGCGCGGGCGACCGGCGGCTCGGCGGCCTCGACGCGCCGCCCGGGACGCCCGAGCTCAAGCTGCGGCGCATCGTCACGAGGCCCGTGCCCGTCGCCGTTGCCGACGCCtcggagagcggcggcggcggcgtcagcAGCGCCACCACGTCGGCCGCCACGACGCCGTCGACCAGGGCGCGCGGGTTCCACGTGAAGCCGCCGCTGGCGGGGGGCCGGAGGCagcagcgccggcgccggcggcggagcGAGTCACGCGACCACTACGACAGCGTCGCGATCAAGAAGGGGAAGGCggccgcggaggaggaggaggaggtgtcgcCGCCAACGTCCCTGCGCGTGCCCACGCAGCAGCGGCTGCGGCGGTGGCTGTACGAGAGCCTGGTGGTGGTGAAGACGTCGTCGGACCCGGAGCGGGAGCTGGCGGAGAGCATGTCCGAGATGGTGGTGGCCAACGGCATCCGGTCGTCGGAGGACCTGGAGGAGCTCCTCGCGTGCTACCTCGCGCTCAACGCCGCCGAGCACCACCGCGCCGTCGTCGCCGCGTTCCGCCACGTCTGGCTCCTCCTCGACAAGCACAGGCTGCTCATCTAG